One genomic region from Rosa rugosa chromosome 1, drRosRugo1.1, whole genome shotgun sequence encodes:
- the LOC133712334 gene encoding uncharacterized protein LOC133712334 yields the protein MVPFASVLHHLFILNLFTLFTINPTLSTDLGNEFSILSFDSDYFRGDYAPPSPPPSPPEPQPPSLSCSEGLNATGSFDTICELNSSLSLENDVYIHGNGSFYILPGVNVSCPHLGCSIVVNISGDFSLGSNSVIISGLVSVNASNVSLFTGSVINVTGMAGAPPPMTSGTPGGEQGAGGGHGGRGASCVTDNKKLPDDIWGGDPYAWSSLEEPKSYGSKGGSTSKEVKYGGEGGGRIWLETRNSIVVGGSVLADGGDGGIKGGGGSGGSIYIKGLRMTGSGMISAIGGNGFAGGGGGRISINVFSRHDEPEIFSHGGRSLGCPENAGAAGTYYDAVPRRLIVSNHNLSTRTDTLLLEFPKLPLWTNVDIQDHAKALVPLFWSRVQVRGQIRLSCGAVLSFGLQHFASSEFELMAEELLMSDSIVKIFGALRMSVKMHLMWNSKMLIEGGVDALVATSLLEATNLMVLRESSVIHSTANLGVHGQGFLNLTGPGDVIEAKHLVLSLFFSINVGPGSFLRGPLDRSSSNFTTPQLNCELPNCPVELLHPPEDCNMNSTLTFTLQICRVEDVIVEGIITGSVIHFHWVRDVVVHSSGVITASGLGCTGGLGRGRFFVNGLGSGGGHGGKGGDGFYNGSFIEGGVSYGNADLPCELGSGSGNDSLAGATAGGGIIVMGSLERSLSSFTLAGSLRADGETFGENFGEKVGRTISNIGPGGGSGGTILLFVQTLALGDSSTISTVGGHGSPSGGGGGGGGRIHFHWSDIPVGDAYLPIASVRGNINTGGGFGRGNGRAGQNGTITGRACPRGLYGIFCEECPLGTFKNVSGSARALCHACPSFQLPHRAIYVIVRGGVTETPCPYKCVSDRYHMPNCYTAVEELVYTFGGPWLFCLILLGLLVLLALVLSVARMKYVTADELPAAVPARRGSRIDHSFPFLESLNEVLETNRNEESQSHVHRMYFMGPNTFSEPWHLPHSPPEQITEIVYEDAFNRFVDEINGLAAYQWWEGSVYSILSILAYPLAWCWLQSRRKQKLQQLREFVRSEYDHSCLRSCRSRALYEGIKVAATTDLMLAYVDFFLGGDEKRAGLPPRLHQRFPMSIIFGGDGSYMAPFSLQSDNILTSLMSQSVPPTIWYRLVAGLNAQLRLVRHGHLKLTFSHVTSWLETHAKPTLGAFGIHVDLAWFQPTASGYCHFGIVVYAMEVESLPSELDGQGAFFPPEHQSRMPRNHWENQIEHLRLIDLWISQKKFSGGILHTKGLRTLKEKKAICYPFSFILYNAKPIGHQDLVGLVISILLLGDFSLVLLTLLQLYSISLLSLFLVLFILPLGLLFPFPAGISALFSHGARRSAGLARLYALWNLTSLINVVVAFICGLIHYTTHSNKNHSNFQSWTFSMDESEWWVLPCGLVLCKLIQSRLIDCLVANQEIQDHSLYSNDPELFWQS from the exons ATGGTTCCTTTTGCCTCAGTTCTCCACCACCTTTTCATTCTCAACCTCTTCACCCTTTTCACCATAAACCCTACTCTCTCCACTGATTTGGGCAATGAATTCTCAATCCTTAGCTTCGATTCCGATTACTTTCGTGGAGACTACGCGCCTCCATCGCCACCGCCGAGTCCGCCGGAGCCTCAGCCGCCCTCACTCTCCTGCAGTGAGGGTCTCAATGCAACTGGGTCTTTCGACACCATTTGTGAGCTCAATTCAAGCTTGAGTCTTGAAAATGATGTGTATATACATGGAAATGGGAGCTTTTATATCCTCCCTGGTGTTAATGTGAGCTGCCCACATTTGGGGTGCTCCATTGTGGTTAATATTAGTGGAGATTTTAGTTTAGGTAGCAATTCAGTGATTATTTCCGGGTTAGTTTCGGTTAATGCTTCCAATGTTAGCTTGTTTACTGGTTCAGTGATCAATGTGACCGGGATGGCGGGGGCGCCGCCTCCAATGACTAGTGGCACACCAGGGGGTGAGCAGGGTGCTGGTGGAGGTCATGGTGGGAGAGGAGCTAGTTGTGTCACAGATAACAAGAAGCTCCCGGATGATATTTGGGGTGGGGATCCATATGCTTGGTCATCGTTGGAGGAGCCGAAAAGTTATGGGAGTAAGGGTGGGAGTACTAGTAAGGAAGTGAAGTATGGTGGGGAAGGAGGTGGAAGGATTTGGTTGGAGACGAGAAACTCGATTGTTGTTGGGGGGAGTGTTTTGGCtgatggtggtgatggtggtatCAAGGGTGGAGGAGGGTCAGGAGGCAGCATATACATCAAAGGTCTTAGAAT GACCGGAAGTGGCATGATAAGTGCAATTGGGGGTAATGGATTTgctggaggtggaggtggaagaATTTCTATCAATGTTTTCAGCAGGCATGATGAACCAGAAATCTTCAGTCATG GGGGAAGGAGTTTAGGCTGTCCTGAAAATGCAGGTGCTGCAGGGACATATTATGATGCTGTCCCTCGAAGGCTTATAGTCAGTAATCATAACTTGTCCACACGCACTGACACGCTTCTGTTGGAGTTTCCTAAACTGCCCCTCTGGACAAATGTTGATATACAAGATCATGCCAAGGCTCTGGTTCCTCTGTTTTGGAGCCGTGTTCAG GTTAGAGGTCAAATTCGTTTATCATGTGGTGCAGTTTTGAGTTTTGGTCTTCAACATTTTGCTTCATCGGAGTTTGAGTTAATGGCAGAAGAGCTTCTAATGAGTGATTCTATCGTCAAG ATATTTGGTGCTCTTCGAATGTCTGTGAAAATGCACTTGATGTGGAATTCCAAAATGCTTATAGAGGGTGGTGTTGATGCACTTGTGGCAACATCCTTGCTTGAAGCAACCAATTTAATGGTTCTCAGG GAGTCCTCTGTGATACATTCTACTGCGAATTTGGGAGTTCATGGACAAGGTTTCTTGAATTTGACTGGGCCAGGAGATGTTATTGAAGCAAAACACCTGGTTCTCTCCTTATTTTTTAGTATCAAT GTTGGACCTGGATCTTTTCTGCGAGGGCCTTTGGATCGCAGCAGTAGTAACTTTAC GACACCCCAACTCAACTGTGAGCTCCCAAATTGCCCTGTGGAATTACTTCATCCACCTGAAGATTGTAACATGAACTCTACATTGACCTTCACTCTTCAG ATTTGTCGAGTTGAAGATGTTATTGTTGAAGGCATTATAACTGGATCTGTTATACATTTTCACTGGGTGAGAGATGTAGTTGTACACTCTTCTGGGGTAATTACTGCATCTGGTCTGG GTTGCACTGGTGGGCTGGGTAGAGGAAGATTTTTTGTAAATGGTCTTGGCAGCGGTGGCGGGCATGGAGGCAAAGGTGGAGATGGGTTTTACAACGGAAGTTTTATTGAAGGTGGTGTTTCCTATGGAAATGCTGATTTACCTTGTGAACTTGGTAGTGGTAGTGGAAATGATAGTCTAGCTGGTGCAACAGCAGGTGGTGGTATTATTG TAATGGGTTCATTGGAGCGCTCATTGTCTAGTTTTACTCTTGCGGGCTCTCTTAGAGCTGATGGAGAAACCTTTGGAGAAAATTTTGGGGAGAAAGTTGGTCGGACCATTTCAAATATAGGTCCTGGCGGTGGATCCGGTGGAACcattcttttgtttgttcagACATTAGCACTTGGtgattcttctacaatctcaaCTGTTGGTGGGCATGGTAGTCCTAGtggtggcggtggaggaggtggtgggAGGATTCACTTCCATTGGTCGGACATACCGGTTGGGGATGCATATCTACCCATAGCAAGCGTGCGAGGAAACATTAATACTGG GGGAGGATTCGGTAGAGGAAATGGGCGTGCTGGACAAAATGGGACTATCACTGGAAGGGCCTGTCCCAGAGGGTTATATGGTATCTTTTGTGAG GAATGCCCTCTTGGCACCTTTAAGAATGTCAGTGGCTCTGCTAGAGCCCTTTGTCATGCTTGTCCTTCTTTTCAGCTTCCGCATCGTGCCATATATGTTATCGTTCGAG GTGGTGTTACTGAGACTCCATGTCCATACAAGTGCGTTTCTGACAGATATCACATGCCAAACTGTTATACAGCAGTTGAAGAATTGGTATACACTTTCGGTGGACCGTGGTTGTTCTGTCTTATTCTGTTAGGTCTCCTCGTCCTCTTAGCTCTTGTGCTCAGTGTTGCACGAATGAAATATGTTACTGCAGACGAATTACCGGCTGCTGTGCCTGCTCGACGGGGCTCCCGTATAGATCATTCTTTCCCTTTCCTTGAATCGTTAAATGAG GTTTTGGAAACAAATAGAAATGAGGAATCTCAGAGTCATGTGCATAGGATGTATTTCATGGGGCCAAATACATTCAGTGAACCTTGGCATCTACCTCATTCCCCTCCAGAACAAATAACAGAGATAGT ATATGAGGATGCATTCAATCGGTTTGTGGATGAGATTAATGGTTTAGCTGCTTATCAGTGGTGGGAAGGATCAGTCTACAGCATTCTTTCTATTCTTGCCTATCCACTTGCTTGGTGTTGGCTACAGAGTCGACGGAAACAGAAATTACAACAACTTCGTGAATTTGTTCGATCAGAATATGATCATTCTTGCTTGCGTTCTTGTCGTTCCCGTGCACTATATGAAGGGATTAAG GTGGCTGCAACTACAGATTTGATGCTTGCATATGTGGACTTTTTCCTAGGTGGAGATGAGAAAAGAGCTGGCCTTCCTCCCCGTCTTCATCAGAGATTTCCAATGTCTATAATTTTTGGAGGAGATGGAAGTTACATGGCTCCTTTCTCTCTTCAGAGTGATAACATTCTTACTAGCCTCATGAGTCAG TCTGTTCCACCTACCATCTGGTATCGGCTTGTAGCCGGTCTAAATGCTCAGTTGCGCTTAGTCCGGCATGGACACTTAAAACTGACTTTTAGTCATGTTACTAGCTGGCTTGAAACACATGCAAAACCTACTCTTGGTGCATTTGGCATACATGTTGATCTTGCCTGGTTTCAGCCTACAGCGTCTGGATATTGCCACTTCGGAATTGTGGTTTATGCTATGGAAGTTGAAAGTCTGCCATCTGAATTGGACGGTCAAGGTGCATTCTTTCCACCAGAGCATCAGTCACG CATGCCAAGAAATCATTGGGAAAACCAAATTGAACATTTGAGACTCATCGACCTTTGGATATCTCAAAAGAAGTTTTCTGGAGGGATTTTACACACCAAAGGCTTGAGGACGTTAAAAGAGAAGAAAGCCATATGTTATCCCTTCTCTTTTATACTTTATAATGCTAAACCCATTGGCCATCAG GATCTTGTTGGTTTGGTCATTTCTATTTTACTCTTGGGAGACTTTAGCTTAGTTTTGCTCACTTTGCTCCAGCTGTATTCTATTTCACTCTTAAGTTTATTCTTAGTCTTGTTCATTCTTCCTCTTGGTCTACTATTCCCCTTCCCGGCTGGAATCAGCGCTTTGTTTAGTCACGGGGCTAGACGTTCAGCAGGTCTTGCCCGTTTATATGCTTTGTGGAATCTCACATCCTTGATCAATGTT GTA
- the LOC133727048 gene encoding inositol oxygenase 4-like, producing the protein MTILIEQPDLNVPQLEVKKVLDSENNEEMCELVLDGGFVMPKDIADDDGCVKPEVLESNDEFIAPDINAFGQTFRDYNAESERQKSVEEFYRLNHIHQTYDFVKRMREEYRKMDRVEMSIWECCELLNEVVDESDPDLDEPQIEHLLQTAEAIRKDYPNEDWLHLTALIHDLGKVLLLPSFGGLPQWAVVGDTHPLGCAFDESIVHHKYFEGNPDHHNPSYNTKHGIYSEGCGLENVMISWGHDDYMYLVAKENGTTLPEAGLFVIRYHSFYPLHKSGAYKHLMNKEDKENLKWLNIFNKYDLYSKSKVRVDVEKVKPYYLSLIDKYFPAKLRW; encoded by the exons ATGACTATCCTCATTGAGCAACCAGATCTTAATG TGCCGCAATTGGAGGTCAAGAAGGTTTTGGACTCTGAGAACAATGAAGAAATGTGTGAATTGGTATTGGATGGTGGGTTTGTGATGCCAAAAGACATAGCCGACGACGATGGATGTGTGAAGCCAGAAGTTCTTGAGTCAAATGATGAGTTCATTGCCCCCGACATCAATGCATTTGGCCAGACATTCAG GGATTATAATGCAGAAAGTGAGAGGCAGAAAAGTGTGGAGGAATTCTATAGGTTGAACCACATTCATCAGACATATGATTTTGTGAAGAGGATGAGGGAGGAGTATAGGAAGATGGATAGAGTGGAAATGAGCATTTGGGAATGCTGTGAGCTCCTTAATGAGGTTGTGGATGAAAGTGATCCTGACTTGGATGAACCGCAAATCGAGCATCTGCTGCAGACAGCTGAAGCAATTAGGAAAGACTATCCTAATGAAGATTGGCTGCATTTGACTGCTCTTATTCATG ATCTTGGAAAAGTGCTTCTTCTTCCGAGCTTTGGAGGGCTTCCTCAATGGGCTGTTGTTG GAGACACACATCCTCTTGGTTGTGCTTTTGATGAATCCATTGTTCACCACAAG TATTTCGAGGGCAATCCAGATCATCACAACCCTTCCTATAACACTAAGCACGGAATTTACTCTGAAGGCTGTGGACTAGAAAATGTCATGATTTCTTGGGGACACGATGACTACATGTACTTG GTGGCCAAGGAAAATGGAACAACTTTGCCTGAAGCTGGATTGTTTGTTATCCGTTATCACTCCTTTTATC CTCTTCACAAGTCAGGGGCATATAAACATTTAATGAACAAGGAGGATAAAGAGAACTTGAAGTGGCTTAACATATTCAA CAAATATGATCTCTACAGCAAGAGCAAGGTTCGAGTTGATGTCGAAAAAGTCAAGCCCTACTATTTATCTCTTATTGACAAG TATTTCCCAGCAAAGCTGAGATGGTGA